A region of Micromonospora olivasterospora DNA encodes the following proteins:
- the cas7c gene encoding type I-C CRISPR-associated protein Cas7/Csd2: MTAAHLDPTRRHDAVLLFDVSDGNPNGDPDAGNQPRTDDETGQGLITDVAIKRKIRDTVSLLRGDNPHYGIFVEAGFALNTRIEQALKANPGKADEAQRWMCEHYFDIRMFGGVLSTGKDGGAGQVRGPLQLTFARSIDPILPTDHTITRVTQTRQEDIDKGERTEIGSKWTVPYGLYRAHAFYSAPRATKTGVTSDDLAALWQAITVMFDHDRAATRGEMKLCGLYVFSHPDAFGVAPSAALTQRITLKRKNDDKAARAHTDYTRTIDESGLPDGVELTKLVDLWP; encoded by the coding sequence ATGACCGCCGCGCACCTCGACCCCACCCGTCGCCACGACGCCGTCCTGCTGTTCGACGTCAGCGACGGAAACCCCAACGGCGACCCGGACGCCGGCAACCAGCCGCGTACCGACGACGAAACCGGACAGGGCCTGATCACCGACGTGGCGATCAAGCGCAAGATCCGCGACACGGTGTCGCTGCTGCGCGGCGACAACCCGCACTACGGCATCTTCGTCGAGGCCGGCTTCGCCCTGAACACCCGGATCGAGCAGGCGCTGAAGGCCAACCCGGGCAAGGCCGACGAGGCGCAACGGTGGATGTGCGAGCACTACTTCGACATCCGCATGTTCGGCGGCGTCCTCAGTACCGGCAAGGACGGCGGCGCCGGCCAGGTCCGCGGCCCGCTCCAGCTCACTTTCGCCCGCAGCATCGATCCGATCCTGCCCACCGACCACACCATCACTCGGGTAACGCAGACCCGACAGGAGGACATCGACAAGGGAGAACGCACGGAGATTGGCTCGAAGTGGACCGTCCCGTACGGCCTGTACCGGGCGCACGCGTTCTACTCCGCGCCCCGCGCCACGAAGACCGGCGTGACCAGCGACGACCTAGCCGCGCTATGGCAGGCCATCACGGTCATGTTCGACCACGACCGAGCCGCGACCCGGGGCGAGATGAAGCTGTGCGGCCTCTACGTGTTCAGCCACCCCGACGCCTTCGGGGTCGCCCCGTCGGCCGCCCTCACCCAACGCATCACGCTCAAGCGCAAAAACGACGACAAGGCAGCACGCGCCCACACCGACTACACCCGCACCATCGACGAGTCAGGGCTACCGGACGGTGTAGAGCTGACCAAGCTGGTCGACCTCTGGCCGTGA